From the genome of Aliarcobacter lanthieri:
GTGATTTTAGAAAAAATTATAAATAAAACAAAAGAAGATTTAGAACTTAGAAAAAAGAGTATTTCATTAGAAGAACTTGAAAATATAATTAAAGAAAATAGTTATAAAACAAAAGATACTAAAAGTTTTTTAAAGTCTTCAAAAAATGAACCTATTAGAATAATATCTGAAGTTAAAAAAGCAAGTCCAAGTAAAGGTGTGATAAAAGATGATTTTAATCCTTTAGAAATAGCAAAAGAGTACAACGATAATGGTGCAAATGCAATTTCTGTATTGACTGAACCTCACTTTTTTCAAGGAAATTTGCAATATTTAAAAGAGATTAAAAATATTACAAACATTCCACTTTTAAGAAAAGATTTTATAATTGATAAGTACCAAATAGCTGAAGCTTTAATATATGGAGCAGATTTTATATTACTTATAGCAAAAGCTTTAAATCAAGATGAATTAAACTATTTATATAAGTATTCTAGAAGTTTAGATTTAGAAGTTTTAGTTGAAATTCATGATTTAGAAGATTTAGAAAAATCATTAAAATGTGGAGCAGAGATCATAGGAATAAATCATAGAAATCTTAAAACTTTTGAGATGGATATGACTTTATGTGATAAGTTAATTCCTCTTATTCCAAAAGATAAAATAGTTGTTGCAGAATCTGGAGTTAGTGATATAGAAGTAATAAAAAGACTTCATAAAGTTGGAGCAGATGCTTTTTTGATTGGAGAACATTTTATGAGAGTTCCTTCAATCAAAGATGAACTTAGAAGTTTTAAAAACGCATTGAAATAAATAAAAATCCTAGAATTTAAATTCTTCTAAATATTTTTGAATTCTAGGAGTATAGTTTTTTCTACATACCATAAAAGTAGGGATATCTACTATACTTTTAGGTATTTTAGTAACCTTTAAATCTTTTGTATAATTTAGTTTTTCTACTATACTAAATGGTAAAATACTTTTACCCATACCAGCTTTTATACAACCTAAGATGGTTTCATAATTTCCAAATTCTAAATGCTTAAAATCTTCATTTAAAAAATCTTTTATATAGTTTTTTCCAAATTCATTATAAGAACAACCATTCTTAAACGATAAAAAAGTATTTGGACATATTTTATCTTTTGGTTCAACTAAAACTATATTTTCATCTATTTTATTTAAAATAATTATCTCATCAGTTTTTGGTTCTCCACTAATAAAAGCAATATCAACTTTATATTCTAATATATTTTTTATAGTTTCTTTAGTTGTATTTGTTATAAGTTCTAAACTCATATTTGGAAAATCTTTATTTAATTGTAATAAAAATGAGATTAATCTTGTACTTGCATTTGATTCTGTTGAACCAATAATTAAATGCTCTTGTTGTTTAATATTTTTCATTTCATAGTTAATAAGTTCTATTTT
Proteins encoded in this window:
- a CDS encoding LysR family transcriptional regulator is translated as MDSNLLKVFVEVANEKSISKAAINLGFAQSNVTSRIKQLEKSIGIYLFHRVPKGVILTNEGEKLYSHALEIVKKIELINYEMKNIKQQEHLIIGSTESNASTRLISFLLQLNKDFPNMSLELITNTTKETIKNILEYKVDIAFISGEPKTDEIIILNKIDENIVLVEPKDKICPNTFLSFKNGCSYNEFGKNYIKDFLNEDFKHLEFGNYETILGCIKAGMGKSILPFSIVEKLNYTKDLKVTKIPKSIVDIPTFMVCRKNYTPRIQKYLEEFKF
- the trpC gene encoding indole-3-glycerol phosphate synthase TrpC; translation: MILEKIINKTKEDLELRKKSISLEELENIIKENSYKTKDTKSFLKSSKNEPIRIISEVKKASPSKGVIKDDFNPLEIAKEYNDNGANAISVLTEPHFFQGNLQYLKEIKNITNIPLLRKDFIIDKYQIAEALIYGADFILLIAKALNQDELNYLYKYSRSLDLEVLVEIHDLEDLEKSLKCGAEIIGINHRNLKTFEMDMTLCDKLIPLIPKDKIVVAESGVSDIEVIKRLHKVGADAFLIGEHFMRVPSIKDELRSFKNALK